A single window of Mycoplasma bradburyae DNA harbors:
- a CDS encoding IS3 family transposase produces the protein MFFAILKQEIYYDRTYNSYSELKRTIDKYIKYYNEDRIKHRLGFKNPV, from the coding sequence ATTTTTTTTGCTATTCTCAAGCAAGAAATTTATTACGATAGAACCTACAATAGTTATTCAGAACTAAAACGAACTATAGATAAATATATTAAATATTACAATGAAGATAGAATAAAACACAGACTCGGATTTAAGAATCCTGTTTAG
- a CDS encoding UvrD-helicase domain-containing protein, whose translation MSSRLYIAAAGAGKTHKIIEEVINTNEKVLITTYTINNTNQIRDRIKKKLGYIPSNIIICTWMSFLLNEWIYPYQGIKLECKIKGIILDNKDNNRFLSRNDIKYYVKNGKLHNEKISDFACLLNELNGEEVINRIKKIYSKIYVDEVQDLVGYDHEVLKKLIDSNVDVVMLGDPRQCAFATHNTRKHIKYKNGKIKEFINNNCKGNIIVDETTLNNTHRCNDQITQLANLLYPEMKAVESKRKCDKDDEGVFQIDEKDVSLYLQKYNAVQLRFSAKVKVADKYPVYNFGESKGLEFESVLIYTTNDFDEWINDVNYKLKEQTRAKFYIAITRAKHRVVIVNKGKIKNDNIKFFPFDKI comes from the coding sequence ATGTCTAGTAGATTGTATATTGCTGCTGCAGGTGCTGGAAAAACTCATAAAATAATAGAAGAGGTTATTAATACTAATGAAAAGGTATTGATTACAACTTATACAATAAATAATACTAATCAAATAAGAGATAGAATTAAAAAAAAGTTAGGTTACATACCTTCGAATATTATTATATGCACTTGGATGAGTTTTTTGCTAAACGAATGAATCTATCCATATCAAGGCATTAAATTAGAATGTAAGATAAAAGGGATTATTCTTGATAATAAGGATAATAATAGATTTTTAAGTAGAAACGACATTAAATATTATGTAAAAAATGGTAAGCTGCATAATGAAAAAATCTCTGATTTTGCTTGTTTATTGAATGAGTTAAATGGAGAAGAAGTAATAAATCGTATTAAGAAAATTTATAGCAAAATATACGTAGATGAAGTTCAAGATTTAGTTGGATACGACCATGAAGTTCTAAAAAAACTTATTGATAGTAATGTAGATGTAGTAATGCTAGGGGATCCGAGGCAATGTGCATTTGCAACACATAACACGCGCAAGCATATTAAATATAAGAACGGAAAGATAAAAGAATTCATCAATAATAATTGCAAGGGTAATATTATAGTAGATGAAACTACATTAAATAACACTCATAGATGTAATGATCAAATAACACAATTAGCAAATTTATTGTATCCCGAAATGAAGGCTGTAGAATCGAAACGCAAGTGCGATAAAGACGATGAAGGAGTCTTTCAAATTGACGAAAAAGATGTATCTTTATATCTACAGAAATATAATGCGGTACAACTTCGATTTAGCGCAAAAGTTAAGGTTGCGGATAAATATCCTGTATATAACTTTGGTGAGTCGAAAGGGTTAGAGTTTGAGAGTGTATTAATATATACAACCAATGATTTTGATGAATGGATTAATGATGTCAACTATAAGTTAAAAGAACAAACTAGAGCAAAATTTTATATTGCAATAACTAGAGCAAAACATAGAGTGGTAATAGTGAATAAAGGGAAAATTAAAAATGATAATATCAAATTTTTTCCTTTCGATAAAATCTAA
- a CDS encoding ATP-dependent nuclease, with the protein MQIDKLRTKNFKCYKNWFEINFNKDMNILVGNNGAGKTTILEAINLVLTGYYKGKNIKNNISQYLFNNDVVKEYINEVSDEKSPDLPEIIIEAYLSDDIPEFLGDNNSLKLKNKPGVKLSIHFDEAYGKEYSLLDKKNLISLPLEYYTVTWESFSRQTITSRSIPLKASYINANASRNGSNLYVDSVVKNMLSDSDIVNISQVYRRVNDRFLQESNIHEINNRIREGTGNNYSITVNYGNNDSWWNNIATQLDDVIYDNIGQGNQCMMKTDLAIKNIDDKKRVLLFEEPECHLSNSYLNRIIYNIEQARDSKQVFITTHSSFVANKLGLSSIIMVNQNLWTSFSSLKKDTFDFFKKISGYDTLRMILSKKVVLVEGDSDELVLQRAYLDRTNRLPIHDNIDIISVGTSFLRFLEIAEKLNINTIVVKDNDGKVSTLKNSFKEYLDENQKEFINICYDIEEHDYNGKIENYNNNTLEPCIIRANSLHSLNKILDKNFENEDDLCLYMKNNKTSVALAIFNNPEKINYPQYINDAIDLLCKKDD; encoded by the coding sequence TTGCAAATAGATAAACTAAGAACTAAAAATTTTAAATGTTACAAAAATTGGTTCGAAATCAATTTTAATAAAGACATGAACATATTGGTTGGGAATAATGGGGCAGGAAAAACAACCATTTTAGAAGCAATTAATCTAGTTTTAACAGGTTATTATAAAGGTAAAAACATCAAAAATAATATATCTCAATACTTATTTAATAATGATGTTGTAAAAGAATATATTAATGAAGTTTCTGATGAAAAATCGCCAGATCTACCTGAAATTATAATAGAAGCTTATTTGAGTGATGATATACCTGAATTTTTAGGTGATAATAACTCATTAAAATTAAAAAATAAACCTGGTGTAAAACTATCTATTCATTTTGATGAAGCTTATGGTAAAGAATATTCCTTGTTAGATAAGAAAAATTTAATTTCGTTACCATTAGAATATTATACTGTTACTTGAGAATCTTTTTCTAGACAAACTATTACAAGTAGAAGCATACCCTTAAAAGCTTCATATATCAATGCTAATGCAAGTCGTAATGGCTCTAATTTGTATGTAGATAGCGTAGTTAAAAATATGTTATCTGATAGCGATATTGTAAATATATCGCAAGTATATAGACGAGTTAATGATCGATTTTTACAAGAATCTAATATTCATGAAATTAATAATAGGATAAGAGAAGGCACCGGAAACAACTATTCTATAACGGTTAATTACGGTAACAACGATTCGTGATGAAACAATATTGCAACGCAGTTAGATGATGTAATATACGACAATATAGGTCAAGGAAATCAGTGTATGATGAAAACTGATTTGGCTATAAAAAATATAGATGATAAAAAAAGAGTATTATTGTTTGAAGAACCAGAATGTCATCTGTCAAATTCATATCTAAATAGAATCATTTATAATATTGAGCAAGCTAGGGACTCGAAGCAAGTTTTTATTACTACGCATAGTAGTTTTGTAGCAAATAAGTTAGGTTTATCTTCAATAATTATGGTAAATCAAAATTTGTGAACAAGCTTTTCCAGTCTAAAAAAAGATACTTTTGATTTTTTTAAAAAGATATCAGGATACGATACCTTGAGAATGATTCTTTCAAAAAAAGTTGTTTTAGTTGAAGGTGATTCAGATGAATTAGTTTTGCAACGAGCTTATTTAGATAGAACTAACAGACTACCAATACATGACAATATAGATATTATTTCGGTAGGAACTTCGTTTTTAAGATTTCTTGAAATAGCTGAAAAACTAAATATTAATACTATCGTTGTAAAAGATAACGATGGAAAAGTGTCAACTTTAAAAAATAGTTTTAAAGAATATTTAGATGAAAATCAAAAGGAGTTTATAAATATATGTTACGACATTGAAGAACATGATTACAACGGAAAAATTGAGAACTATAACAATAATACATTAGAACCATGTATAATAAGAGCTAATTCGCTTCATAGTTTAAATAAAATTTTAGATAAAAATTTTGAAAATGAAGACGATCTTTGTTTATATATGAAAAATAATAAAACATCTGTAGCATTAGCCATCTTTAACAATCCTGAAAAAATAAATTATCCCCAATATATTAATGATGCAATAGACTTGCTTTGTAAAAAAGATGATTAG